One part of the Deltaproteobacteria bacterium genome encodes these proteins:
- a CDS encoding hybrid sensor histidine kinase/response regulator translates to MGERFLEQHDSTSWASGAQSRRPFVLYVDDQVDTLRVFEATFGGHADVVTAGSAVQGLELLGQHEFTVVVSDQRMDPMSGTEFLAEVRRRNPDLPRILLTAYMSFDDAVSAINDGQVHRFIMKPWQAQDVIATLVNATELYERCKENRALSEQLLHRERLAAIGQLTSGLVHELTNIATVFTVIDELRGDWQAGRELGPHFELLERGFDAFQLLTDALRLFAKGGDPLQLERERVDLNETVVSAATLLRLFPAGRALRAVALELPPTPVKMSLDVKKIQQVLVNLLKNAAEACPKGSGRVSLSVEANESRAVVRVADNGPGISPEVVRRLWDGFVTTKGRQGTGLGLWMCRKAVLAHGGTIEHTPGPDGGAVFTITLPRK, encoded by the coding sequence ATGGGCGAGCGCTTTCTCGAACAGCACGATTCCACGAGCTGGGCCAGCGGTGCGCAGAGCCGCCGGCCGTTCGTGCTCTACGTGGACGATCAGGTCGACACGCTGCGCGTCTTCGAGGCCACCTTCGGCGGGCACGCCGACGTGGTCACCGCCGGGAGCGCCGTCCAGGGGCTCGAGCTCCTCGGCCAGCACGAGTTCACCGTGGTGGTCAGCGACCAGCGCATGGACCCCATGAGCGGCACGGAGTTCCTGGCGGAGGTGCGGCGACGGAACCCCGATTTGCCCCGCATCCTGCTCACGGCCTACATGAGCTTCGACGACGCGGTCTCCGCGATCAACGACGGCCAGGTGCACCGCTTCATCATGAAGCCGTGGCAGGCGCAGGACGTCATCGCCACGCTCGTGAACGCCACCGAGCTTTACGAGCGCTGCAAAGAGAACCGCGCGCTCAGCGAGCAGCTCCTGCACCGCGAGCGGCTCGCGGCGATCGGGCAGCTCACCTCGGGGCTCGTGCACGAGCTGACGAACATCGCCACGGTCTTCACCGTGATCGACGAGCTCCGCGGCGACTGGCAGGCGGGGCGCGAGCTGGGTCCGCACTTCGAGCTGCTCGAGCGCGGGTTCGACGCCTTCCAGCTGCTCACCGACGCGCTGCGCCTCTTCGCCAAGGGTGGGGATCCGTTGCAGCTCGAACGGGAGCGCGTGGACCTGAACGAGACGGTCGTGTCGGCGGCCACGCTCCTCCGGCTCTTTCCCGCCGGGCGAGCGCTGCGGGCGGTGGCGCTCGAGCTGCCGCCGACGCCGGTGAAGATGTCGCTCGACGTGAAGAAGATCCAGCAGGTGCTCGTGAACCTGCTCAAGAACGCCGCCGAGGCCTGCCCGAAGGGCTCGGGGCGCGTCTCGCTCTCCGTCGAGGCGAACGAGAGTCGCGCCGTGGTGCGCGTCGCCGATAACGGGCCCGGCATCTCGCCCGAGGTGGTGCGCCGCTTGTGGGACGGCTTCGTGACCACCAAGGGGCGGCAGGGGACGGGCCTCGGCCTGTGGATGTGCCGGAAGGCCGTCCTCGCGCACGGAGGGACCATCGAGCACACCCCCGGCCCCGACGGTGGCGCGGTCTTCACGATCACCTTGCCGCGGAAGTAA
- a CDS encoding endonuclease/exonuclease/phosphatase family protein, whose protein sequence is MLIALLVLTLTLSGLFLWAAGGIQRPRHFEGEIVDQAPVVGLPAAPATEKLTIMTWNMAYARGPNPDNTKNDPDPKEVVERRLKEMGALIRSKKVDVLLLQEVDFDAARSHRIDQIAKLAEASGLRYTARAVTWRANYVPYPYWPPSRHYGRVLSGGAVLSRYPIRANLVTLHPKPKRHAWYYNLFYLFRFTQRVRLAVGQKQLWVVNNHLEAFDKENRAEQAQALVGLLHALPTEDPLLVVGGDLNTTPPEAQKKHGFPDEPEDDYREDETLPILRKLSALRELVTPEEYRANEGAFFTFPSEAPTRRLDYLFASTRAAVLRREFPATRDFSDHRPVIAELKLP, encoded by the coding sequence ATGCTGATCGCCCTGCTGGTCCTCACGCTCACCCTGTCCGGCCTCTTCCTCTGGGCCGCGGGGGGGATCCAGCGCCCGCGCCACTTCGAGGGCGAGATCGTGGATCAGGCGCCGGTCGTGGGCCTCCCCGCCGCACCCGCGACGGAGAAGCTCACCATCATGACCTGGAACATGGCCTACGCGCGAGGCCCGAACCCCGACAACACCAAGAACGACCCCGATCCGAAGGAGGTCGTGGAGCGCCGCCTGAAGGAGATGGGCGCGCTCATCCGGTCCAAGAAGGTGGACGTGCTGCTCCTGCAGGAGGTGGACTTCGACGCCGCCCGCAGCCACCGCATCGATCAGATCGCGAAGCTCGCCGAGGCGAGCGGCCTGCGCTACACCGCGCGCGCGGTGACCTGGCGCGCGAACTACGTCCCCTACCCCTACTGGCCACCGAGCCGGCACTACGGCCGCGTCCTCTCGGGAGGCGCGGTGCTGAGCCGCTACCCGATCCGGGCCAATCTGGTCACGTTGCACCCCAAGCCGAAGCGCCACGCCTGGTACTACAACCTGTTCTACCTCTTCCGCTTCACGCAGCGGGTGCGGCTGGCCGTCGGACAGAAACAGCTCTGGGTCGTAAACAACCACCTGGAGGCCTTCGACAAGGAGAACCGCGCCGAGCAGGCCCAGGCCCTGGTCGGCCTGCTGCACGCCCTGCCGACCGAAGACCCGCTGCTCGTGGTGGGTGGAGACCTGAACACCACCCCCCCCGAGGCGCAGAAGAAGCACGGCTTCCCCGACGAGCCCGAGGACGACTATCGCGAAGACGAGACGCTGCCCATCCTGCGCAAGCTCTCCGCGCTGCGCGAGCTCGTGACCCCCGAGGAGTACCGCGCGAACGAAGGCGCCTTCTTCACCTTCCCGAGCGAGGCGCCCACGCGGCGGCTGGACTATCTCTTCGCCAGCACCCGCGCGGCGGTCCTCAGGCGCGAGTTTCCGGCCACGCGGGACTTCTCCGATCACCGCCCCGTCATCGCCGAGCTGAAGCTCCCGTAG